The following are encoded together in the Mesoplodon densirostris isolate mMesDen1 chromosome 2, mMesDen1 primary haplotype, whole genome shotgun sequence genome:
- the DUSP23 gene encoding dual specificity protein phosphatase 23, translating into MGVQPPNFSWVLPGRLAGLALPRLPAHYQFLLDQGVRHLVSLTERGPPHSDSCPGLTLHRLRIPDFCSPGPEQIERFVKIVDEANARGEAVGVHCALGFGRTGTMLACYLVKERGLAAGDAIAEIRRLRPGSIETYEQEKAVFQFYQRRK; encoded by the exons ATGGGCGTGCAGCCCCCCAACTTCTCGTGGGTGCTCCCCGGCCGGCTGGCGGGGCTGGCCCTGCCCCGGCTCCCCGCCCACTACCAGTTCCTGCTGGACCAGGGTGTGCGGCACCTGGTGTCACTGACGGAGCGCGGGCCCCCGCACAGCGACAGCTGCCCCGGCCTCACCCTGCACCGACTGCGTATCCCAGACTTCTGCTCGCCGGGCCCAGAGCAGATCGAGCGCTTCGTGAAGATTGTCGACGAGGCCAACGCCCGGGGAGAG GCGGTGGGAGTGCACTGTGCCCTGGGCTTTGGCCGCACGGGTACCATGCTGGCTTGTTACCTGGTGAAGGAGCGGGGCCTGGCTGCAGGGGACGCCATCGCTGAGATCCGGCGCCTTCGACCCGGCTCCATCGAGACCTATGAGCAAGAGAAGGCGGTCTTCCAGTTCTACCAGCGAAGGAAATAA